One stretch of Streptomyces sp. A2-16 DNA includes these proteins:
- a CDS encoding alpha-glucuronidase codes for MQGVDPAWLPDVAFRPIGTRRTLIRGSGPLVDTVRGEVAAACERFGGRVLREPGPCDLLLELDGDDGSEGFRYGRRDGRTTVTASGARGLLYGFFHVVRLGETAFADEAPPALHRPESALRMLDHWDNVAVHPVMGQVERGYAGGSLFWADGRARGDLDRVRAYGRLLAACGINAVAVNNVNVHAAEARLLTDRLPEVADIAGALRPYGIRTHLSVTFAAPVVLAGLETADPLDAEVRAWWAEAAARVYAAIPDFGGFVVKADSEGQPGPFAYGRSHADGANLLAAALAPHGGTVHWRAFVYDHRQDWRDRSTDRARAAYDHFVPLDGEFADNAVLQVKHGPMDFQVREPVSPLIGAMPGTRLAVELQATQEYTGQQRHVCWLGPMWSEVLRFGIDGESSVGALARGGLVAVSNAGDDPFWTGHPLAQANLYTFGRLAWEPGADPRRILDEWIRLTFGDGPAAGVRAVLTGSWRTYEKYTAPLGVGFMVQPGHHYGPSVDGYEYSPWGTYHFADRDGIGVDRSVAGGTGYAGQYTKPWADLYESPLSCPDELLLFFHHVSYGHVLKSGKTVIQHIYDTHFEGVEEVEAAREVWASLVDHMDPARHARVSERFEEQLRSAREWRDQVNSYFFRKSGVPDERGRTIY; via the coding sequence ATGCAGGGTGTCGATCCGGCCTGGCTGCCGGACGTGGCGTTCCGGCCGATCGGCACCCGGCGGACCCTGATCCGCGGCTCGGGCCCGCTGGTGGACACGGTGCGCGGCGAGGTGGCCGCGGCCTGCGAGCGGTTCGGCGGGCGTGTCCTGCGTGAACCCGGGCCGTGCGACCTGCTGTTGGAGCTGGACGGCGACGACGGCTCCGAGGGATTTCGGTACGGACGCCGTGACGGCCGTACGACCGTCACGGCGTCCGGTGCGCGCGGGCTGCTGTACGGGTTCTTCCACGTCGTACGGCTCGGGGAGACCGCGTTCGCCGACGAGGCCCCACCTGCCCTCCATCGGCCGGAGTCGGCGCTGCGGATGCTCGACCACTGGGACAACGTGGCCGTGCATCCGGTCATGGGCCAGGTGGAGCGCGGGTACGCCGGCGGTTCGCTGTTCTGGGCGGACGGGCGGGCTCGCGGGGACCTCGACCGGGTGCGGGCGTACGGCAGGCTGCTGGCGGCCTGCGGGATCAACGCCGTGGCCGTGAACAACGTCAACGTGCACGCGGCCGAGGCCAGGCTGCTGACCGATCGTCTCCCTGAAGTGGCCGACATCGCGGGCGCGTTGCGGCCGTACGGCATACGCACCCATCTGTCGGTGACGTTCGCCGCACCGGTCGTGCTGGCCGGCCTGGAGACGGCCGATCCGCTCGACGCGGAGGTGCGGGCGTGGTGGGCCGAGGCGGCCGCACGGGTGTACGCGGCGATCCCCGACTTCGGCGGCTTCGTGGTGAAGGCCGACTCCGAGGGACAGCCGGGCCCGTTCGCGTACGGGCGCAGTCACGCGGACGGCGCGAACCTGCTGGCCGCCGCGCTCGCGCCGCACGGCGGCACCGTCCACTGGCGGGCCTTCGTCTACGACCACCGCCAGGACTGGCGGGACCGCTCGACGGACCGGGCGCGCGCCGCGTACGACCATTTCGTGCCGCTGGACGGGGAGTTCGCCGACAACGCCGTGCTCCAGGTCAAGCACGGGCCGATGGACTTCCAGGTGCGGGAGCCGGTCTCCCCGCTGATCGGGGCGATGCCAGGGACGCGGCTCGCGGTGGAGCTGCAGGCCACGCAGGAGTACACCGGGCAGCAGCGGCATGTGTGCTGGCTGGGGCCGATGTGGAGCGAGGTGCTGCGGTTCGGGATCGACGGGGAGTCGTCCGTGGGGGCCCTCGCGCGCGGCGGGCTGGTCGCCGTGTCCAATGCCGGTGACGACCCGTTCTGGACCGGGCATCCGCTGGCCCAGGCGAACCTGTACACGTTCGGGCGGCTGGCCTGGGAGCCCGGTGCGGATCCGCGTCGGATCCTCGACGAATGGATCCGGCTCACCTTCGGGGACGGACCGGCGGCGGGCGTGCGCGCGGTGCTGACCGGATCGTGGCGGACGTACGAGAAGTACACCGCTCCGCTGGGTGTGGGCTTCATGGTGCAGCCGGGCCATCACTACGGGCCGAGCGTCGACGGCTACGAGTACAGCCCGTGGGGGACCTACCACTTCGCGGACCGCGACGGCATCGGCGTCGACCGGAGCGTGGCGGGCGGGACCGGGTACGCGGGGCAGTACACCAAGCCGTGGGCGGACCTGTACGAGTCGCCGCTCTCCTGTCCGGACGAGCTGCTGCTGTTCTTCCACCATGTGTCGTACGGGCACGTACTGAAGAGCGGCAAGACGGTGATCCAGCACATCTACGACACGCACTTCGAGGGCGTGGAAGAGGTGGAGGCGGCCCGCGAGGTGTGGGCGTCGCTGGTGGACCACATGGACCCGGCGCGCCACGCGCGGGTGTCGGAGCGGTTCGAGGAACAGCTCCGAAGCGCCCGCGAGTGGCGCGATCAGGTGAACAGCTACTTCTTCCGGAAATCGGGGGTGCCGGACGAGCGGGGGCGGACGATCTACTGA
- a CDS encoding acetylxylan esterase: MPAFDLPLGELQQYRPDVQEPPDFDEFWRDTLKEAAQADVLVSVRPVDSGLRLTDTWDVTFRGFAGDPVRAWYSRPAGVRSALPAVVEYAGYGRGRGLPHERLTWVNAGHAHLLMDNRGQGDQYGNGGATPDPHALAPGGPGPAVRGLLDPRDYHYRRLITDAVRAVTAVRVLPGVDGGRVAAVGNSQGGSLALAVAGLVPELAAVLVTAPFLCGIRRALDLTDASPYGEIGAYLSVHRGVEEAAYRTLSYMEGVSFARRAGAPAHFGVGLRDTVCPPSGAYAAFNRYGELTGVDPRKEIHAYPYNGHEGGDAVQVRRQLDWLAAALEVSR, translated from the coding sequence GTGCCTGCGTTCGACCTGCCCCTCGGAGAGCTGCAGCAGTACCGTCCCGATGTCCAGGAACCCCCGGATTTCGACGAGTTCTGGCGTGACACCCTGAAGGAAGCCGCGCAGGCGGACGTGTTGGTGTCGGTACGCCCGGTCGACAGCGGGCTACGGCTCACGGACACCTGGGACGTGACCTTCCGGGGCTTCGCCGGCGATCCGGTGCGCGCCTGGTACAGCAGACCGGCGGGAGTGCGCTCGGCACTGCCCGCGGTCGTCGAGTACGCCGGTTACGGCCGCGGGCGCGGTCTCCCCCACGAGCGGCTGACCTGGGTGAACGCCGGTCACGCGCATCTGTTGATGGACAACCGCGGCCAGGGCGACCAGTACGGCAACGGCGGCGCGACCCCCGACCCGCACGCCCTGGCGCCGGGCGGCCCGGGTCCCGCGGTCCGGGGTCTGCTGGACCCGCGCGACTACCACTACCGGCGTCTGATCACGGACGCCGTGCGGGCGGTGACGGCGGTGCGGGTACTGCCGGGGGTCGACGGGGGACGCGTCGCGGCCGTCGGCAACAGCCAGGGCGGCAGCCTGGCGCTGGCCGTCGCGGGACTGGTGCCGGAGCTGGCGGCGGTCCTGGTCACCGCGCCCTTCCTGTGCGGCATCCGGCGCGCTCTGGACCTGACCGACGCGAGTCCCTACGGCGAGATCGGCGCCTACCTCTCCGTGCACCGGGGCGTGGAGGAGGCCGCGTATCGCACGCTCTCGTACATGGAGGGCGTCTCCTTCGCCCGCCGCGCCGGCGCACCGGCTCACTTCGGGGTGGGCCTGCGCGACACGGTGTGCCCGCCGAGCGGGGCGTACGCGGCCTTCAACCGCTACGGCGAACTGACCGGCGTGGACCCCCGCAAGGAGATCCACGCCTATCCGTACAACGGCCACGAGGGCGGCGACGCGGTGCAGGTGCGCCGCCAACTCGACTGGCTGGCCGCCGCGTTGGAGGTCAGTCGGTAG
- a CDS encoding extracellular solute-binding protein has translation MRNAGELSRRQILAAAGFIGLATLTGCGSGDDGGDSKDLTKKQNGAMKDYQAGQQFKAAKALSFSMLHNDNPVYPLKNGWLFWKEVTKRTGITIKPLDVPLADYEKKRSVLIGSGDAPFIIPKTYHPGEVAFVSSGAILPVSEYVDLMPNFRDKVRKWKLEPELDSIRQSDGKYYLLPGLHERPKSGYSLSFRTDVLDKHGLTLPTTWDEVYDVLKALKAEYPDKYPWTDRWSTNTPFPCGALFGYLGQAYGVKAGWNYDNISFDTKAQKFVFTAAQDAYRQMIEYLRRIVAEKLLDPESFTQQDDQAIQKLLAEKSYAISANPQELVQNYRYNLGKQVKGSKIEMVPVPLGPAGPILLSGIRLENGVMISSKALKSDTFVAMMQFVDWLWYSDEGQKFCKWGVKGVTYTESGGRYTLEPGISLMGSDSDAPKDLQKDYGFFNGVFTYGGSWELVSSNFSPDEKKFQDVMSQRKELPVDPAHPLQSFEQEQATLWDTPLKDHAIQNTLQFVLGKRPLSEWDSFIAELKAKNMQQLVDLHNKAHERFKKENG, from the coding sequence GTGCGCAATGCAGGAGAGCTGTCACGGCGTCAGATCCTGGCCGCCGCCGGTTTCATCGGCCTCGCCACCCTCACCGGCTGCGGCAGCGGCGACGACGGAGGCGACTCCAAGGACCTGACCAAGAAGCAGAACGGCGCGATGAAGGACTACCAGGCCGGCCAGCAGTTCAAGGCCGCCAAGGCGCTGTCCTTCTCGATGCTGCACAACGACAACCCGGTCTACCCCCTGAAGAACGGCTGGCTGTTCTGGAAGGAGGTCACCAAGCGCACCGGGATCACCATCAAGCCCCTCGACGTCCCGCTGGCCGACTACGAGAAGAAGCGCAGCGTGCTCATCGGCTCGGGCGACGCCCCCTTCATCATCCCCAAGACGTACCACCCCGGCGAGGTCGCCTTCGTGTCCTCGGGCGCGATCCTCCCGGTCAGCGAGTACGTCGACCTGATGCCCAACTTCCGCGACAAGGTGAGGAAGTGGAAGCTGGAGCCCGAGCTCGACTCCATCCGCCAGTCCGACGGCAAGTACTACCTGCTGCCCGGCCTGCACGAGCGGCCCAAGTCCGGCTACTCGCTGTCCTTCCGCACGGACGTCCTCGACAAGCACGGACTGACTCTGCCCACGACCTGGGACGAGGTGTACGACGTCCTCAAGGCGCTCAAGGCGGAGTACCCGGACAAGTACCCGTGGACGGACCGCTGGAGCACCAACACCCCGTTCCCGTGCGGCGCGTTGTTCGGCTATCTCGGCCAGGCGTACGGCGTCAAGGCGGGGTGGAACTACGACAACATCAGCTTCGACACCAAGGCGCAGAAGTTCGTCTTCACCGCGGCCCAGGACGCCTACCGGCAGATGATCGAGTACCTGAGAAGGATCGTCGCCGAGAAGCTGCTGGATCCCGAGAGCTTCACCCAGCAGGACGACCAGGCCATCCAGAAGCTGCTGGCCGAGAAGTCCTATGCGATCAGCGCCAACCCGCAGGAGCTGGTGCAGAACTACCGCTACAACCTGGGCAAGCAGGTCAAGGGCTCGAAGATCGAGATGGTCCCGGTGCCCCTCGGCCCGGCGGGACCGATCCTCCTGAGCGGGATCCGGCTGGAGAACGGCGTCATGATCTCCAGCAAGGCCCTCAAGAGCGACACCTTCGTCGCGATGATGCAGTTCGTGGACTGGCTCTGGTACTCCGACGAGGGCCAGAAGTTCTGCAAGTGGGGCGTGAAGGGCGTCACCTACACCGAGTCGGGCGGCAGGTACACGCTGGAGCCGGGCATCTCGCTCATGGGCTCCGACTCGGACGCCCCGAAGGACCTCCAGAAGGACTACGGCTTCTTCAACGGCGTGTTCACCTACGGGGGCAGCTGGGAGCTGGTCTCCTCCAACTTCAGCCCCGACGAGAAGAAGTTCCAGGACGTCATGTCCCAGCGCAAGGAACTCCCCGTCGACCCGGCCCACCCGCTCCAGTCCTTCGAGCAGGAGCAGGCGACCCTGTGGGACACGCCGCTCAAGGACCACGCCATCCAGAACACCCTCCAGTTCGTGCTCGGCAAGCGCCCCCTGTCCGAATGGGACTCCTTCATCGCCGAGTTGAAGGCGAAGAACATGCAGCAACTCGTCGACCTGCACAACAAGGCGCACGAGCGGTTCAAGAAGGAGAACGGGTGA
- a CDS encoding DUF624 domain-containing protein: MSGASDTSTASREGGVGTGALSRAVALVHTLLTVEALLLVAVSPGVVGLLLLGAAPSNLPLAAVCLLPFGPATAAALYALDRRDRDLADLHPARAYWRGWRLNAVPALKLWSPLLAWLTVIAFTLTHFAATGLPGWWAVLLAAIGVGLLLWGAHALVLTSLFAFRARDTARLAGYFLFRHVRATLGAASLLVLTAAGTAVLTEALPALLAAPLLLSLLHSSRPVIAETQEDFTA; this comes from the coding sequence GTGAGCGGGGCGAGCGACACGAGTACGGCGAGCCGGGAGGGCGGGGTCGGCACCGGCGCCCTCTCCCGGGCCGTCGCCCTCGTGCACACCCTCCTCACCGTCGAGGCGCTGCTGCTCGTCGCCGTGTCCCCGGGGGTGGTCGGGCTGCTCCTGCTGGGGGCCGCTCCCTCGAACCTGCCCCTCGCCGCCGTGTGCCTGCTGCCGTTCGGCCCGGCCACGGCCGCCGCCCTGTACGCGCTCGACCGTCGTGACCGCGATCTCGCCGACCTCCACCCGGCCCGGGCGTACTGGCGCGGCTGGCGGCTCAACGCCGTCCCCGCACTGAAGCTGTGGTCACCCCTGCTGGCGTGGCTGACGGTCATCGCGTTCACACTGACCCACTTCGCCGCCACCGGCCTGCCCGGCTGGTGGGCGGTGCTGCTCGCGGCGATCGGCGTCGGCTTGCTGCTGTGGGGCGCGCACGCGCTCGTCCTGACCTCCTTGTTCGCCTTCCGGGCACGGGACACCGCTCGCCTCGCCGGCTACTTCCTGTTCCGGCACGTCCGCGCCACCCTCGGCGCCGCCTCGCTGCTCGTCCTGACCGCCGCCGGGACCGCCGTACTCACCGAGGCCCTGCCCGCCCTGCTGGCGGCACCGCTGCTGCTGTCCCTGCTGCACAGCAGCCGCCCGGTGATCGCCGAGACCCAGGAGGACTTCACCGCATGA
- a CDS encoding beta-galactosidase: MTPSSPKIPYGGDYNPEQWPAEVWDADHRLFTRAGIDTLTVGVFSWSLTQPAEDTYDFTVLDRILDRAAAEGRRVCLATGTAALPPWLAKKYPEVNRTDFEGRRHRYGQRHNFCPSSPAYRRSATELAARLAERYAHHPALLAWHINNEYGGVCYCELCAEAFRNWLRDRYVTLDTLNDAWWTTFWSHRFTDFAEIEPPNALTEHWRGPDHTAFQGITLDYFRFTTDALLGCFLAEKEVIRTHDPVTPVTTNFMGMFRPLDYHRWAPHLDFVSWDNYPPVDAPTTWAALAHDLMRGLKDGAPFWLMEQTPSTTACRDVNPLRRPGELRLATFQAIAHGADAALYFQLRASRGACEKYHGAVIGHAGRDDTRVFREVAALGAELELLGSASLGARTPARTALLFDWDSWWALEISDGPSRLVKYQEVVHAYYRAAREAGADVDVVPHTADLTPYDVVLAPALHMVKGDLATRLEAVAERGGTVLATFLSGRVDAHDRAFLADVPGPLAPLMGIRVDEWDARRPEFAQPVPELASQGRLVFELVQLRGAETVAGYGTDFYAGTPAVTRNRYGRGEGWYIATALDPPGVDQVVRRVLARHDLIGPYADHEALETATRVAPDGTRLLFLLNHADATAHFTAHATATDLLTGKRIEAGAPSVLDPRGVAVLRLQ; the protein is encoded by the coding sequence ATGACCCCGTCGAGCCCCAAGATCCCCTACGGCGGCGACTACAACCCCGAGCAGTGGCCGGCGGAGGTCTGGGACGCGGACCACCGGCTGTTCACCCGGGCCGGCATCGACACCCTCACCGTCGGCGTCTTCTCCTGGTCGCTCACCCAACCGGCCGAGGACACCTACGACTTCACGGTCCTGGACCGCATCCTCGACCGGGCGGCCGCCGAGGGCCGACGAGTCTGCCTGGCCACCGGCACGGCCGCCCTTCCGCCCTGGCTCGCGAAGAAGTACCCCGAGGTCAACCGCACCGACTTCGAGGGCCGCCGGCACCGCTACGGCCAGCGGCACAACTTCTGCCCCAGCTCACCGGCGTACCGCCGGTCCGCCACGGAGCTGGCGGCGCGGCTCGCCGAGCGGTACGCGCACCACCCGGCGCTGCTCGCCTGGCACATCAACAACGAGTACGGCGGCGTCTGTTACTGCGAGCTGTGCGCCGAGGCCTTCCGGAACTGGCTGCGGGACAGGTACGTCACCCTCGACACCCTCAACGACGCCTGGTGGACGACGTTCTGGTCGCACCGCTTCACCGACTTCGCCGAGATCGAACCGCCGAACGCCCTCACCGAGCACTGGCGGGGCCCCGACCACACCGCCTTCCAGGGCATCACGCTCGACTACTTCCGCTTCACCACCGACGCGCTGCTCGGCTGCTTCCTCGCCGAGAAGGAGGTGATCCGCACCCATGATCCGGTCACCCCCGTCACGACCAACTTCATGGGCATGTTCCGCCCCCTCGACTACCACCGCTGGGCACCCCACCTCGACTTCGTGTCCTGGGACAACTATCCGCCGGTCGACGCCCCGACGACCTGGGCCGCCCTCGCCCACGACCTGATGCGGGGCCTGAAGGACGGCGCCCCCTTCTGGCTGATGGAGCAGACCCCGTCCACGACCGCCTGCCGAGACGTCAACCCCCTGCGCAGACCGGGGGAGTTGCGTCTGGCGACCTTCCAGGCGATCGCCCACGGCGCCGACGCGGCCCTCTACTTCCAGCTGCGTGCCTCCCGCGGCGCCTGCGAGAAGTACCACGGGGCGGTCATCGGCCACGCGGGCCGTGACGACACCCGGGTCTTCCGGGAAGTGGCGGCGCTGGGCGCGGAGTTGGAACTGCTCGGCAGCGCCTCCCTCGGCGCCCGCACCCCGGCCCGCACCGCGCTGCTCTTCGACTGGGACAGCTGGTGGGCCCTGGAGATCTCCGACGGCCCCTCGCGACTGGTCAAGTACCAGGAGGTGGTGCACGCCTACTACCGGGCCGCCCGCGAGGCCGGCGCCGACGTGGACGTCGTCCCGCACACCGCCGACCTCACCCCGTACGACGTGGTTCTCGCCCCTGCCCTGCACATGGTCAAGGGTGACCTCGCCACCCGCCTCGAAGCGGTCGCGGAACGCGGTGGCACGGTCCTCGCCACCTTCCTCTCCGGCCGCGTCGACGCACACGACCGGGCCTTCCTCGCCGACGTGCCGGGACCCCTCGCGCCCCTCATGGGCATCCGCGTCGACGAATGGGACGCCCGCCGGCCCGAGTTCGCCCAGCCCGTCCCGGAACTGGCGTCGCAGGGGCGGCTCGTCTTCGAGCTCGTGCAGCTCAGGGGAGCCGAGACGGTCGCCGGCTACGGCACCGACTTCTATGCCGGAACCCCCGCCGTGACCCGCAACCGGTACGGGCGGGGCGAGGGCTGGTACATCGCCACGGCCCTGGACCCGCCCGGCGTGGACCAGGTGGTCCGCCGCGTCCTGGCCCGCCACGACCTGATCGGCCCGTACGCCGACCACGAGGCCCTGGAGACGGCCACCCGAGTCGCCCCCGACGGCACCCGCCTGCTGTTCCTCCTCAACCACGCCGACGCAACAGCTCACTTCACGGCCCACGCCACCGCGACCGACCTGCTCACCGGCAAACGGATCGAGGCCGGAGCTCCGTCGGTCCTCGACCCACGGGGCGTCGCCGTCCTGCGCCTTCAGTAG
- a CDS encoding carbohydrate ABC transporter permease, which produces MVKPSRSYRVFQGVNGVILTLVVVVTLYPFVNIVARSFSGERQIRAGQVTLWPKGFSLTTYKIVFQDAMFWRNYGNTVFYTVVATAVAMVLTTCYAYVLSKKHLKGRGVLVGIAVFTMFFTGGLIPNYVLVTSLGLKNSVWAIALPNAISVFNLLVMKAFFESLPTELEEAAQIDGLSTYGILLRIVLPLSKAVVATMVLFYTVSFWNSWFSAFLYMDHSDLMPVTVYLRNLIAGATGGGNAGASTAELSQVGASIQAVTIVLTALPIICVYPFVQRYFVSGVMLGAVKG; this is translated from the coding sequence GTGGTGAAGCCGAGCCGTTCCTACCGGGTCTTCCAGGGTGTCAACGGGGTGATCCTCACCCTGGTCGTCGTGGTCACCCTGTACCCCTTCGTCAACATCGTCGCGCGGTCCTTCAGTGGCGAGCGGCAGATCCGAGCCGGCCAAGTGACCCTGTGGCCCAAGGGGTTCAGCCTCACCACGTACAAGATCGTGTTCCAGGACGCGATGTTCTGGCGGAACTACGGCAACACCGTGTTCTACACGGTCGTCGCCACCGCCGTCGCCATGGTCCTGACGACCTGTTACGCCTACGTCCTGTCGAAGAAGCATCTCAAGGGGCGCGGGGTGCTGGTCGGCATCGCCGTGTTCACGATGTTCTTCACCGGCGGACTGATCCCCAACTACGTCCTGGTCACCAGCCTCGGACTGAAGAACAGCGTCTGGGCGATCGCACTGCCCAACGCGATCAGCGTTTTCAACCTGCTGGTGATGAAGGCCTTCTTCGAGAGCCTGCCGACCGAGCTCGAGGAGGCCGCGCAGATCGACGGACTGAGCACCTACGGCATCCTCCTCAGGATCGTGCTGCCGCTGTCCAAGGCGGTCGTGGCGACCATGGTGCTCTTCTACACGGTGTCCTTCTGGAACTCCTGGTTCAGCGCCTTCCTCTACATGGACCACTCCGACCTGATGCCGGTCACCGTCTACCTGCGCAACCTCATCGCGGGCGCCACCGGCGGCGGCAACGCGGGCGCCTCCACCGCGGAGCTCAGCCAGGTCGGCGCGAGCATCCAGGCGGTCACCATCGTGCTCACCGCACTGCCGATCATCTGCGTGTACCCGTTCGTCCAGCGCTACTTCGTCTCGGGCGTGATGCTCGGCGCGGTCAAGGGCTGA
- a CDS encoding ABC transporter permease subunit, whose product MSTSVKSASLPPSVEDPPGVAARPAPRGGWRRSLRRDWQLYSLAVLPLLFFLVFRYLPMIGNVIAFRRFEPGGSMFGEDWVGLRYVRMFLSDPTFWQVFRNTLWLGGLTLVFCFPIPIVLALLLNEVRRRSLKRFVQSVSYLPHFLSIVIVAGLTLQILATDGPVNHALGLLGHDEIRFIQEPEWFRTIYVGSEIWQTAGWGTILYLAALTTIDEDLYEAARIDGANRWQQIWHVTLPGIRPTMITLLILNIGTFMAVGFEKVLLLYNPLTYPTADVISTYVYRAGVESNSFSYAAAIGLFEAVIGLVLITSANTLSRRTVGTSLW is encoded by the coding sequence GTGAGCACATCCGTCAAGTCGGCCTCTTTGCCACCCAGCGTCGAAGACCCACCCGGAGTCGCCGCCCGCCCCGCGCCGCGCGGTGGATGGCGCCGGTCTCTGCGCCGCGACTGGCAGCTGTACTCGCTGGCCGTGCTGCCGCTGCTGTTCTTCCTGGTCTTCCGCTATCTGCCGATGATCGGCAACGTGATCGCCTTCCGGCGCTTCGAGCCCGGCGGCTCGATGTTCGGTGAGGACTGGGTGGGCCTGCGCTATGTGCGCATGTTCCTCAGCGACCCGACCTTCTGGCAGGTGTTCCGCAACACCCTGTGGCTCGGCGGACTCACGCTGGTGTTCTGCTTCCCCATCCCGATCGTCCTCGCCCTCCTGCTGAACGAGGTGCGCCGACGCTCCCTCAAGCGGTTCGTGCAGTCGGTGTCCTACCTCCCGCACTTCCTGTCGATCGTGATCGTCGCGGGCCTCACCCTGCAGATACTCGCCACCGACGGCCCGGTCAACCACGCGCTCGGCCTGCTCGGCCACGACGAGATCCGCTTCATCCAGGAACCCGAATGGTTCCGCACGATCTACGTCGGCTCGGAGATCTGGCAGACCGCCGGCTGGGGCACGATCCTCTACCTCGCCGCGCTCACCACCATCGACGAGGACCTGTACGAGGCCGCGCGCATCGACGGCGCCAACCGCTGGCAGCAGATCTGGCACGTCACCCTGCCCGGCATCCGCCCCACCATGATCACCCTGCTGATCCTCAACATCGGCACCTTCATGGCCGTCGGCTTCGAGAAGGTCCTGCTGCTGTACAACCCGCTGACCTACCCGACCGCCGATGTGATCTCGACCTATGTCTACCGGGCGGGCGTCGAGTCCAACAGCTTCAGCTACGCGGCCGCGATCGGCCTGTTCGAGGCGGTCATCGGCCTGGTCCTGATCACGTCCGCCAACACGCTCTCGCGCCGCACAGTGGGGACCAGCCTGTGGTGA